TCGCCGAACGCGTCGTCGTAGGCCCGGCGGACGGCCTCGGTGCGGGGACTCGAGGTGTTGACGATCGGGACGCCACAGACCACCGCCGCGGCGAGGCGGTCGCCGCTGTAGTCGACGCCCTCGGTCAGCGTCCCCCGGAGGCTGGTCACGAGCACCTTCCCCTCACCGGCGAAGAACTCGCTTTTGAGCGACTCGGTCGCCTCGTCGTCGGTCGAGGCGTCGAGCAGGATCGGTTTCCCGTCGACGCGGTCCTCGAGCACGCCGGCGGCCCACTCCGCTTCGGCGTAGCTGGGCATCCCGACGAGGACGTTGCCCGGAACCCGGGCGATCTTCGCGACGGCATCGGCGTACTGCCTGCGCGTGGGATTTTCTTCCCCCGCCCGGCCCCGGTTGTCGTAGGTGAACTTCGGCGCGGCGACCGCGAAGCTCTCGCGGTTCTCCGCGGGGAAGTGCAGCCCGTAGCGGCGCTCGACGACCGGCCGATCCTCCTCGCGCTCTATGTACTGCAGGCCAGTGACTTCGGTGAAGGCGTCCATCGGCTCGAGGGTCGCGCTCATGAGGATGCCGCCGCCGAACTTCGCGAGGCGGTCTCCGATGGCGTCGCTGGGGACGCAGTTGTGCAGGGCGATCCGGGCGGTGTAGGCCCGGCGCCACGAGTCGGCGGGTTCGGTCTCGTTCCAGGTGCGCTCGAGTTCGATCTCGCGGAAGTAGTCGGTGTGGTCGCGGCGGTACCACTCCCCGAGCACGCGGCCGACGGCGGGCGCGGCGCGGGTGCGGTCCTCGTCCTCGGCCTCGTTCAGGATGCGCGCGACGACGGCGCCGACGGCCTCGGCGCGGACCCAGTCGGCGTCGCCGTAGCCGGCCTCGCGCGCCCACGCGGAGAGTTCGTCCTCGGCGGGTTCGCCCGGGTCGCGCAGCGGGATCTCGTCGTCCTCGAGGTCGGTGAGGTTCGACTGCCACCCCCTGTGTTTCCGGTCGAGGTGAGCCGTGACCCGTCGGTCGAGTTCGGCGCGGAGGTCCCGGATGAACTCGAGGGTTCGGTTCAGTTCGTCGTAGGTGACGTCGCTGTCGTTGAGTTCGCCCCGCACGAGGTCGGCGTCGGCGGTCTTCGAGCCGCCCTCGGCGGTGCGGCCCTCGCGCTCGAACTTGATCGGCTGGATGACCCGCGAGAGTTCGGTTTCGGCGTCGCGCAGGGTCGCGTCGGCCACCCCGTCGCTGACCAGATCGCGCACGCGGGGCTCTAACATGTGGGCCTCGTCGCAGACGACGAACGTCGAGTCGTCCAGCAGGGCGCCGGTGAAGGAGCCGGTCGTCGTCGGATCGAACGCGTGGTAGTAGTTCCCGATGACGACCTCGACGTGGCCCAGCGCGGCGCCCATCACGGAGTGCGGGCAGGTGCCGTGCTTGACGGAGCGTGCGACGAGGTCCTCGGGCGTGATCATCCCTGCCGTCGTGAAGTCGTACGGCACCGCTTCGGCGGCGTCGCCCTCGCTGTCCTCCTCCGGGAGATCCTCGAGGTACTGCGCGTAGAACGGGCAGTACTCGGTTTCGGCGCCGACGGGACCGCCCTCGCCGTACTCGGGCAGGTCCGGCGGGTACGGCGTCGGCTCGCCGGCGGTCTCGAGGTAGTTCGCGGTCCCGCCTTGACTGCCGCTGTCGGCTAACCCGATCTGCTGGCTGCGGGCGCGGGCCGCGAGGTTCTGCGCCGTGGTGTCGCCGCCCTCGCCGACGAGGTCGCGAGTGCGATCCCGCAGCGTCTCGCAGCGGTCGTAGACGTTCCCGTCGTCGAACCCCGCCGTTTT
The DNA window shown above is from Halopiger xanaduensis SH-6 and carries:
- a CDS encoding ATP-dependent DNA helicase, which produces MTDWRSIFGHAQPYEPQVDGIETAIEAARDGGYTVVEGACGTGKTMIALTAGIDLVRDPDTDYERVFVLTSVKQQLRQFEEDLETINENLPDDWCPVSGLTLVGKADVCPYNREKTAGFDDGNVYDRCETLRDRTRDLVGEGGDTTAQNLAARARSQQIGLADSGSQGGTANYLETAGEPTPYPPDLPEYGEGGPVGAETEYCPFYAQYLEDLPEEDSEGDAAEAVPYDFTTAGMITPEDLVARSVKHGTCPHSVMGAALGHVEVVIGNYYHAFDPTTTGSFTGALLDDSTFVVCDEAHMLEPRVRDLVSDGVADATLRDAETELSRVIQPIKFEREGRTAEGGSKTADADLVRGELNDSDVTYDELNRTLEFIRDLRAELDRRVTAHLDRKHRGWQSNLTDLEDDEIPLRDPGEPAEDELSAWAREAGYGDADWVRAEAVGAVVARILNEAEDEDRTRAAPAVGRVLGEWYRRDHTDYFREIELERTWNETEPADSWRRAYTARIALHNCVPSDAIGDRLAKFGGGILMSATLEPMDAFTEVTGLQYIEREEDRPVVERRYGLHFPAENRESFAVAAPKFTYDNRGRAGEENPTRRQYADAVAKIARVPGNVLVGMPSYAEAEWAAGVLEDRVDGKPILLDASTDDEATESLKSEFFAGEGKVLVTSLRGTLTEGVDYSGDRLAAAVVCGVPIVNTSSPRTEAVRRAYDDAFGDGFTYALTIPAVRKARQAIGRVIRSPEDVGVRVLLDERYARDSWDSVREFLPENSEFQPVSLDMLDVGLERFWSRLESDSS